A genomic segment from Glycine max cultivar Williams 82 chromosome 1, Glycine_max_v4.0, whole genome shotgun sequence encodes:
- the LOC100785182 gene encoding protein PIN-LIKES 3: MGLVELFGVASMPVIKVLLITAVGLLLALDNVNLLGKDARIQVNHLVHYVFNPALVGGNLADTITFENVVLLWFMPVNILLTFIIGSALGWILIKLTRAPKHLEGLIMGVCSAGNLGNLPIIIIPAICKDKGSPFGDSNVCYQYGMAYASLSMAVGAVYIWTYVYNIMRVSASVVPKDAYRTSSFRLEASGEFLEFLPEEESSEPENPSKDNMDDYTLLLSSIESEENVKLPVSAKIKHQIGKLLVNSNFRAIFSPATLGAIVGFIVGVVPQIRKLMIGGDASLHVIQDSVTMVGEAAVPVITLIMGANLLKGLKGANTSFWTILGIIVVRYIFLPILGILVIKGATQLGLVQPDPLYQFVLLLQYALPPAMAIGTIAQLFGAGEGECSVIMLWTYALASVAVTFWTTYFMWLVA; encoded by the exons ATGGGACTTGTGGAGCTTTTTGGGGTGGCATCTATGCCCGTGATCAAAGTACTACTAATCACTGCTGTTGGCTTGCTTCTTGCACTGGACAACGTAAATTTGTTGGGAAAAGATGCAAGGATACAAGTGAATCAT CTTGTGCATTATGTGTTCAATCCTGCACTGGTGGGTGGCAATTTGGCCGACACGATTACTTTTGAGAATGTTGTTTTATT GTGGTTCATGCCGGTCAATATCCTCTTGACGTTTATAATAGGCTCTGCCTTAGGATGGATCCTTATCAAATTAACAAGGGCTCCCAAACACTTGGAAGGGCTAATAATGGGTGTCTGTTCTGCAG GAAATTTAGGAAACTTGCCTATAATCATTATCCCGGCTATATGTAAAGACAAAGGTAGTCCTTTTGGAGACTCCAATGTCTGCTATCAATATGGAATGGCTTATGCTTCACTTTCTATGGCG GTTGGAGCTGTTTATATATGGACTTATGTCTATAACATAATGAGAGTTTCCGCAAGTGTAGTACCAAAAGATGCTTATAGAACTAGCTCCTTCAGACTGGAGGCTTCAGGAGAGTTCCTAGAATTCTTACCAGAGGAAGAATCCTCAGAACCTGAAAATCCATCAAAGGACAACATGGATGATTACACACTTCTGCTTTCTTCAATTGAATCTGAGGAGAATGTGAAG TTACCAGTCTCAGCTAAAATCAAACACCAAATTGGAAAGCTTTTAGTCAACTCCAATTTCAGAGCCATATTTTCACCAGCAACTCTTGGAGCG ATTGTTGGCTTTATTGTTGGAGTAGTTCCCCAGATACGTAAATTGATGATTGGCGGCGATGCTTCACTTCATGTGATTCAGGACTCAGTTACCATGGTTGG TGAAGCAGCCGTCCCAGTTATAACCCTTATAATGGGAGCAAACCTCCTTAAAG GTTTGAAGGGAGCAAATACTTCGTTTTGGACAATTCTTGGAATTATAGTAGTTCGATATATTTTCCTGCCAATTTTGGGTATTCTAGTTATTAAAGGAGCAACACAGTTGGGTTTGGTGCAACCAGATCCCTTATATCAGTTTGTGCTTCTCCTTCAATATGCACTTCCACCAGCAATGGCTATAG GCACAATCGCGCAATTGTTTGGAGCTGGTGAAGGTGAATGTTCTGTTATCATGCTATGGACATATGCTTTGGCCTCAGTTGCAGTCACTTTTTGGACAACTTACTTCATGTGGCTTGTGGCTTAA